CAGAACAGGATGTATAAAATCTGGTGCAATTTCATTTAACGGGAAAAGAACAAACTTCCGTTCATGCAAATATGGATGAGGGATCTTTAATGTTATCTCATCCATGATCAGGTCATCAAAAAACAAAATATCTATGTCAATTACTCTTGATGAATATTGTTTTTCTGTCCGTATCCTTCCGAGTTGTGCCTCAATCATCAGAATTGCACCCAGAACACCTGATGGTGTGTGGGTTGTCACAACTTCAACAGTCATGTTCAGGAAGTTATTCTCTGCTTCGAAACCCCATGGCTCTGTTTCATATACTGAGGATACTTTTTTGATCTCGCCGATACTAATCCCAATAAGGGTAACCGCCTCACAGAGGTTGGCTTCCCTGTTTCCCATATTAGTACCTATTCCAAGAAATATTTGATGCATATCTGAGTCTCCCCATTATCAAAAGTATTAAATAGATACGTACCTTTACAAATTCAACCTGATTTTTATATATTTAAAATTCAATCTGTAAAACCATTCACTGATGAAAGATTTTCTGAAATACACCCTGGCAACTATAACCGGAATTATCCTGGCATCCATTCTTTTCTTTTTCGTTATGCTTGGAGCACTAAGTGCAATAATTGCATCAGGCGACAAACCCGTTTCTGTAAGTGACAACAGCGTCCTGATTCTTAAGGCAGGTGTTTCAACACCCGACAGAGGAAATGAGAATCCTCTGGCAGGATTTGATTTTTTTGACATGACACTGACTCCCGTTCCTGGCCTGAATGAAATTCTTAAAAACATCGAAAAGGCATCGACCGATACAAGGATCAAAGGGATCCTGATTGAGAACGGACTATTTCCATCGGGCTGGGCTACAACATCAGAGATTCGAAGTGCCCTTGCAAAATTCAGAGAATCAGGGAAATTTGTTATCTCATATTCTGATTATGTTCTCACCCAGGAGTGCTATTACCTGTCTACCGCTGCCGATAAGATCTATATAAATCCGGAGTCGATGGTTGATTTCAAGGGATTGAGCAGCGAAGTAATGTTCTACAAAAAAGCTCTGGAAAAAATCGGGGTTGAAGTACAGGTTGTCCGTCATGGCAAATTTAAAGGCGCAGTTGAACCTTTTTTACTTGATAAACTTAGTGAAGAGAATAAGGCCCAGATCAGGGACTATGCCGGATCAATCTGGAAAAGTGTACTTGAAGATATCTCGTCATCAAGAGGAATCCCAACAGCAGAGTTAAACCGAATTGCCGATAATCTTGACGGAAACATTGCTTCCAAAGCACTTCAATCAAAACTTGTGGATGCATTAATGTATCGTGATGAATTAAATGATACTTTAAAAAGCCTCGCAGGAGTTGGTTCGGAAAAGGAGCTCAACACTATCTCGATGTTTAAATACAGCAAGGTTCCTGATCATAACAAAACTATAGATGTGAGAAACAGAATAGCAGTTATTTATGCATCGGGAACTATTGTTACCGGGAAAGGGAATGAGACTAATATCGGTGGTAATTTCTATGCTGATGTCATAAGGAAAGAGAGAAAAGATACTTCAGTTAAGGCAATCGTTCTCAGGGTAAACTCCCCGGGAGGAAATGCCATTGCATCTGACATAATGTGGCGTGAACTTGAACTGGCTGCAAAGGTTAAACCGGTTGTTGTATCAATGGGAAATTATGCTGCTTCAGGAGGATATTACATCTCTGCCCCTGCCACAAAAATATATGCGAATGCCACTACAATCTCAGGGTCTATAGGGGTATTCGGACTTATCCCGAATGCAGAAAAGCTGCTGGAACAGAAACTCGGATTATCAACTGAATTTGTAAATACAAACGAGAATTCAGAATTTCCT
This genomic stretch from Bacteroidales bacterium harbors:
- the folK gene encoding 2-amino-4-hydroxy-6-hydroxymethyldihydropteridine diphosphokinase, translating into MHQIFLGIGTNMGNREANLCEAVTLIGISIGEIKKVSSVYETEPWGFEAENNFLNMTVEVVTTHTPSGVLGAILMIEAQLGRIRTEKQYSSRVIDIDILFFDDLIMDEITLKIPHPYLHERKFVLFPLNEIAPDFIHPVLKQSVGSLLKSCEDLSEVRLQDRTTARPHDNQSNPLSAKL
- the sppA gene encoding signal peptide peptidase SppA: MKDFLKYTLATITGIILASILFFFVMLGALSAIIASGDKPVSVSDNSVLILKAGVSTPDRGNENPLAGFDFFDMTLTPVPGLNEILKNIEKASTDTRIKGILIENGLFPSGWATTSEIRSALAKFRESGKFVISYSDYVLTQECYYLSTAADKIYINPESMVDFKGLSSEVMFYKKALEKIGVEVQVVRHGKFKGAVEPFLLDKLSEENKAQIRDYAGSIWKSVLEDISSSRGIPTAELNRIADNLDGNIASKALQSKLVDALMYRDELNDTLKSLAGVGSEKELNTISMFKYSKVPDHNKTIDVRNRIAVIYASGTIVTGKGNETNIGGNFYADVIRKERKDTSVKAIVLRVNSPGGNAIASDIMWRELELAAKVKPVVVSMGNYAASGGYYISAPATKIYANATTISGSIGVFGLIPNAEKLLEQKLGLSTEFVNTNENSEFPSVYRPMNSYEQEVMQRSIENVYTGFVGKVATGRDMSPQSVDSIGQGRVWSGTSAIKIGLVDELGGLEDAIKGAAELAGVNSWSIRELPVIEDPYMKLLTQLSGEVKMNMLKKELGESVKYYNMVQEIRDLSGIQARLPYFLELR